From Candidatus Vondammii sp. HM_W22, one genomic window encodes:
- a CDS encoding response regulator gives MIKVLLVDDHELVRTGFRHILQGESGIEVVGEADSGEKAVKMAIELGPDLVLMDVNMPGIGGIEATRKVRRYNQNTQIIAVTVLSDAPFPEQLYNARALGYLTKGCPAEEMFDAIRTVASGGPFIAGEVSRKLTIARLTGTNPDSPFNQLSSREMQVLMMIIQGQKTQDISDSLCLSPETVSTYRHRLFEKLNVETDVELTLMALRHGLVSTGS, from the coding sequence GTGATCAAGGTGCTGTTGGTTGATGACCACGAGCTGGTGCGAACCGGTTTCCGGCATATTCTCCAGGGAGAGTCAGGGATAGAGGTGGTTGGAGAGGCTGATAGCGGCGAAAAAGCCGTCAAAATGGCCATTGAACTGGGACCTGATTTGGTGCTGATGGATGTCAATATGCCGGGAATCGGCGGCATTGAAGCCACCCGTAAGGTTCGCAGATACAACCAGAACACACAGATTATCGCTGTCACTGTGCTCTCTGATGCGCCATTTCCGGAACAGCTTTATAATGCACGCGCCTTGGGTTACCTGACCAAAGGTTGTCCGGCGGAAGAGATGTTTGACGCGATTCGGACCGTTGCCAGTGGCGGGCCATTCATTGCCGGCGAAGTTTCCAGGAAACTGACCATAGCCCGTCTTACCGGGACAAATCCTGATTCCCCCTTTAATCAACTTTCATCCCGTGAAATGCAGGTGCTGATGATGATCATCCAGGGGCAGAAGACCCAGGATATCTCCGATTCACTCTGTCTTAGTCCAGAGACCGTCAGTACCTACAGGCACAGGCTGTTTGAAAAACTCAACGTGGAGACGGATGTGGAGTTGACGCTGATGGCATTACGCCACGGTTTGGTCAGTACAGGATCCTGA
- a CDS encoding uracil-DNA glycosylase produces the protein MPVFDLNCRACPRLAEFLDQVKADYPDYHARPVAPFGDPEAQLLIVGLAPGMRGANATGRPFTGDFAGILLYETLHKYGFSTAPESISADDGLELNNCRITNAVKCLPPQNKPQGSEINCCNSFLSAEIDTLPEGAVIVALGLIAHNAVLKSFGLKLSSCKFGHDQLHDLPGGLRLVDSYHCSRYNTQTKRLTPKMFHRVFSRARDLLKTI, from the coding sequence ATGCCGGTATTCGATCTTAATTGCCGTGCCTGCCCACGGCTGGCAGAGTTTCTGGACCAGGTGAAGGCTGACTATCCGGATTACCATGCTCGTCCTGTAGCCCCTTTCGGTGATCCGGAGGCTCAATTGTTGATTGTTGGCTTGGCCCCCGGTATGCGTGGAGCCAATGCAACAGGGCGGCCATTCACTGGTGATTTTGCCGGTATTCTACTCTATGAAACACTCCATAAATATGGCTTCAGTACGGCCCCTGAGTCCATCTCGGCGGATGATGGTCTTGAGCTTAACAACTGCCGCATTACCAACGCAGTGAAGTGTCTGCCACCGCAGAACAAACCCCAGGGTTCAGAGATCAACTGTTGCAACAGTTTCCTCTCAGCAGAGATCGATACACTTCCCGAAGGAGCAGTGATAGTCGCTCTCGGCCTGATTGCCCACAATGCTGTTTTAAAATCTTTTGGTCTGAAACTGAGCAGCTGTAAATTTGGACATGACCAGTTGCATGATCTGCCTGGAGGGCTTCGCCTGGTCGACTCATACCACTGCAGCCGCTACAATACTCAGACCAAACGCCTGACCCCCAAAATGTTCCATCGGGTTTTTTCACGCGCCAGAGATCTGCTCAAGACCATATAA
- the uvrC gene encoding excinuclease ABC subunit UvrC, translated as MASDSSSSPFDHKAFLKNLTSRPGVYRMLDGDEQLLYVGKARDLKKRVSSYFSRSLNRRIQLMVSRIRAIEVTVTHTEAEALILENNLIKSLKPKYNILLRDDKSYPYIFLSAGKFPRLAYHRGAKKAKGRYFGPYPNAGSMRETLQLLQKLFPVRQCEESFYRNRSRPCLQYQIKHCTAPCVDLVSEDEYADDVRDAELFLQGKASQVIDNLVKRMEQASSALEFEQAARYRDQIASLRRIQEKQYVSGEKGDLDIIAAASEAGTACIQVFFIRNGRSLGNKAFFPTQAGDAEEKTLLSAFIARYYIGKQVPREIITNAMPDDQALLEEVLNRQADHQVRLKQHVRSERARWLKMAVQNARLSLDSRLASRAGMQERVEMLQTSLELDEPPKRMECFDISHTGSELTVGSCVVFDAQGPIKSDYRRFNIEGIQGGDDYAAMAQALTRRYTRIQSGEGVLPDILFIDGGKGQLSAAAEVLQELAVAGVTLVGVAKGPDRRPGMEQLFLFERETPIILPASSPALHLIQQIRDEAHRFAITGHRQRRDKRRKRSPLEDIPGIGAKRRQLLLKQFGGLQGITRAGVEDLKRVDGISSRLAEQIYETFHGEK; from the coding sequence ATGGCGTCAGATAGCAGCTCTTCACCGTTCGATCACAAAGCCTTTCTAAAAAACCTGACCAGCAGGCCCGGTGTCTATCGCATGCTCGATGGTGACGAGCAGCTGCTCTATGTGGGTAAGGCACGTGACCTGAAGAAACGGGTCAGCAGCTATTTTTCCCGCTCTCTCAACCGCAGAATTCAGCTGATGGTCTCGCGTATCAGGGCCATTGAAGTGACGGTGACTCACACCGAGGCCGAGGCACTGATCCTGGAAAATAACCTGATCAAGTCTCTCAAGCCGAAATACAATATTCTGTTGCGGGATGACAAGAGTTATCCCTACATCTTTCTCTCCGCCGGTAAGTTCCCGCGGCTCGCTTATCACCGTGGTGCAAAAAAGGCCAAGGGACGCTATTTTGGCCCCTATCCCAATGCCGGTTCCATGCGCGAGACACTGCAACTGCTGCAGAAACTGTTTCCGGTACGGCAGTGTGAAGAGAGCTTCTACCGCAATCGCTCGCGCCCCTGTCTGCAGTACCAGATCAAGCACTGTACTGCTCCCTGTGTCGATCTGGTCTCTGAGGATGAGTATGCAGATGATGTCAGGGATGCCGAGCTGTTTTTGCAAGGGAAAGCCAGTCAGGTAATTGACAACCTAGTTAAACGGATGGAGCAGGCGTCGTCAGCGCTTGAGTTTGAACAGGCTGCCCGTTACCGAGACCAGATAGCATCGCTCAGACGGATACAGGAGAAGCAGTACGTCAGTGGTGAAAAAGGCGACCTGGATATTATTGCCGCAGCCTCTGAAGCGGGCACCGCCTGTATTCAGGTGTTTTTTATCAGAAACGGCCGTAGTCTTGGTAATAAAGCATTTTTCCCTACTCAGGCAGGTGATGCAGAAGAGAAGACGCTGCTTTCAGCTTTTATTGCCCGTTATTACATCGGCAAACAGGTGCCACGGGAGATTATCACCAACGCCATGCCTGACGATCAGGCGTTACTGGAAGAGGTCTTGAACCGACAGGCGGATCATCAGGTGCGGCTGAAACAGCATGTTCGCTCAGAGCGTGCACGCTGGCTGAAGATGGCCGTGCAAAATGCTCGTCTCTCGCTTGATTCACGATTGGCCAGCAGAGCAGGGATGCAGGAGCGGGTCGAGATGCTGCAAACCAGTCTTGAACTGGATGAGCCGCCGAAGCGGATGGAGTGTTTTGACATCAGCCATACCGGTAGCGAGTTGACCGTAGGATCCTGTGTGGTGTTCGATGCCCAGGGACCGATAAAATCAGACTATCGTCGCTTCAATATTGAAGGAATACAGGGCGGTGATGACTATGCGGCAATGGCTCAGGCTCTGACCCGGCGTTACACCCGAATCCAGTCGGGTGAGGGTGTCCTGCCGGATATTCTGTTCATCGACGGCGGGAAAGGGCAACTGAGTGCGGCAGCAGAGGTCTTGCAAGAGCTCGCCGTAGCCGGTGTCACCTTGGTGGGCGTGGCAAAAGGGCCGGACAGAAGACCGGGAATGGAGCAGCTTTTCTTGTTTGAAAGGGAGACGCCTATTATACTCCCGGCCAGCTCTCCGGCATTGCACCTGATTCAGCAGATCCGCGATGAGGCGCATAGATTCGCCATTACCGGTCACCGGCAGCGGCGGGACAAGCGCCGCAAAAGATCACCGCTTGAAGATATCCCGGGAATCGGTGCCAAAAGAAGGCAGCTGCTGCTAAAACAGTTCGGCGGCCTGCAGGGAATTACCCGTGCCGGAGTCGAAGACCTTAAACGTGTGGATGGTATCAGCAGCCGGTTGGCTGAACAGATTTATGAGACTTTTCACGGAGAAAAGTAG
- the pgsA gene encoding CDP-diacylglycerol--glycerol-3-phosphate 3-phosphatidyltransferase encodes MVLNIPNILTLLRIALIPVYVGIFYLPWELAGQACALVFALAAITDWLDGYLARKLQQVSSLGAFLDPVADKLMVSTALILLVEAHPSPVLAVPVLVIIGREIAISALREWMAEFGVRAQVAVSVIGKIKTAFQMTAIFLLIYSQDILGLPIATIGYVLLYVAAILTFWSMMVYIRAAWPTLSGNGGLYSQ; translated from the coding sequence ATGGTTTTGAATATTCCCAATATATTGACGCTACTGCGGATCGCGTTGATTCCTGTCTATGTCGGCATCTTTTATCTGCCATGGGAGCTGGCAGGGCAGGCCTGTGCCTTGGTATTTGCCCTGGCAGCGATAACTGACTGGCTTGATGGTTATCTCGCCAGAAAGCTGCAACAGGTTTCCTCTCTGGGTGCCTTTCTGGACCCGGTAGCCGATAAACTGATGGTCTCCACTGCACTTATTCTGCTGGTAGAGGCCCATCCATCACCCGTGCTAGCGGTACCCGTACTTGTGATCATAGGGCGTGAGATCGCTATTTCAGCCTTAAGAGAGTGGATGGCTGAGTTCGGGGTCCGGGCTCAAGTGGCCGTATCCGTCATCGGCAAGATTAAAACCGCCTTTCAGATGACGGCGATTTTCCTGTTGATCTACAGCCAGGATATCTTGGGATTGCCGATAGCGACGATTGGCTATGTCCTGCTCTACGTGGCGGCGATACTGACCTTCTGGTCCATGATGGTCTACATCCGTGCCGCATGGCCCACACTCAGTGGCAATGGCGGCCTGTATAGTCAGTAG
- the hrpA gene encoding ATP-dependent RNA helicase HrpA, which yields MLLQRHRLRQQLGGLQQRERQGKPNDQGMSRLWEQIQRSQMQAAQRKQALPVPQFPSELPISEKRDEIAELIAKHQVIILCGETGSGKSTQLPKICLGLGRGVFGRIGHTQPRRIAARALATRISSELGRELGECVGYKVRFHDRVGPASHIKLMTDGMLLAEVHQDPFLNEYDTLIIDEAHERSLNIDFLLGYLKGLLPKRPDLKLIITSATIDPERFAEHFRGAPIINVSGRTYLVEVCYQPPEEEGGSERDNSMQQAIVDAVDQLSCIDRGDILLFLSGEREIRETVENLRKHKLPLTELLPLYARLGPAEQGRIFKPGGSRRIILATNVAETSLTVPGIRYVIDAGYARISRYSHRSKVQRLPVERISQASANQRKGRCGRVAAGVCIRLYSEEDFDSRSEFTEPEIQRTNLASVILQMKFLGFGDIEAFPFLDPPDSRLIKDGYRVLEEIGAVDKTRQVTRIGRQLARLPVDPRVGRMLYTAAHTHCLNEILVIAAALSIQDPRDRPMDKRQAADEAHRQFRNEDSDFLGFLNLWKHLEEQRRHLTRRKFQAHCRTNFLSWTRVQEWHDTHHQLRGQMHELGYKENQAEAGYEEIHKALLTGLLSNIGLKDSGKGNEFLGGRNSRFLVFPGSGLFQKPPKWVVAAELVETTKLYARTVASIRPEWVESVSGHLVKRSYSEPHWEKRRGQVAAYERVTLFGLPLVPKRKINFGPPNPPEAREIFIRSALVEGDFDTRAPFWHRNRELVEYVVDLENRSRRRDLLVDEQLIYEYYDKRIPEEIYSTPQFDKWLRKESHNQPKLLHMRLDDLMRQEAAEYSDEQFPDVMDVNGMQLPLEYHFDPGHKRDGVTMKIPKAVLNQVSEDHCEWLIPGLLHERVIALLRGLPKPIRKSFVPVPDYANACLKVIEPSDKSLTRALAEQLKKMTGIHIPEDAWESESLPGHLRMNFQVLDEKGKQVDAGRDLMALKKRHDGKGSESYHSLPDSGLEREGLTDWDFATLPETIEMNRGGIKLRGFPALIDEGNTVALRVLDSHLNAEKASRAGLRRLYVLKLAKDIRYLRRNLKGLERMLLQYTKAASPPEGFSVQGKLGLESELVALIVDLTFIEGQPEVRDESRFNARIGERRGELMALANEATVLLGDTLSQYQLVRKALSAATQINWMLSVSDMNQQLDRLVFQGFLQHTPYQQLKQLPRYLKALAMRIEKLQHAASRDQQLVREMQTLFQQWQARDERYREGGKMDKRVEEMRWQFEELRVSLFAQELGTAYPVSLKRIEKRWKVLGL from the coding sequence ATGCTGCTCCAGCGGCACCGGTTGCGTCAGCAGTTGGGTGGACTGCAGCAGCGAGAACGGCAAGGTAAGCCAAACGACCAGGGAATGAGCCGGCTTTGGGAACAGATACAGCGCTCTCAGATGCAGGCAGCGCAGCGCAAACAGGCGCTTCCCGTGCCTCAGTTTCCCTCAGAGCTGCCAATCAGTGAAAAGCGTGATGAGATAGCTGAACTGATTGCCAAACATCAGGTGATCATCCTCTGTGGTGAGACCGGTTCGGGTAAGTCCACTCAGTTGCCGAAGATCTGCCTGGGACTGGGGCGAGGGGTATTCGGCCGCATCGGGCACACTCAACCCAGACGCATTGCAGCGCGTGCGCTGGCCACCCGCATCTCCTCCGAGCTTGGACGCGAGCTGGGGGAGTGTGTCGGCTACAAGGTGCGGTTTCATGACCGTGTGGGTCCAGCGAGCCATATCAAGCTGATGACCGATGGCATGCTGCTGGCTGAAGTGCATCAGGACCCTTTTCTGAACGAATATGACACCCTGATTATCGATGAGGCTCATGAGCGCAGTCTGAATATCGATTTTCTTCTTGGATACCTGAAGGGGCTGCTACCCAAAAGGCCGGACCTGAAACTGATCATCACCTCGGCCACCATCGATCCGGAACGTTTCGCAGAGCATTTTCGGGGGGCGCCAATTATTAATGTCTCCGGCCGCACTTATCTTGTGGAAGTGTGTTATCAACCACCGGAGGAGGAGGGAGGAAGCGAACGGGACAATTCGATGCAGCAGGCCATTGTGGATGCAGTGGATCAACTCTCCTGCATCGACAGGGGCGATATTTTGCTGTTTCTCAGCGGTGAGAGAGAGATCCGGGAGACCGTCGAAAACCTGCGCAAGCATAAGTTGCCGCTAACCGAGCTGCTTCCCCTCTATGCGCGTCTGGGACCCGCAGAGCAGGGGCGTATCTTTAAGCCGGGTGGTAGCCGTCGCATTATTCTGGCGACCAACGTGGCTGAAACCTCTCTGACAGTTCCGGGTATCCGCTATGTCATTGATGCCGGATATGCCCGGATCAGCCGCTACAGCCACCGCAGTAAGGTACAACGGCTGCCAGTGGAGCGAATATCCCAGGCCAGTGCAAATCAGCGCAAAGGTCGTTGTGGCCGTGTGGCGGCAGGAGTCTGTATCAGGCTCTATTCAGAAGAGGATTTTGACTCCAGGTCTGAATTTACCGAGCCGGAGATCCAGCGCACCAACCTGGCATCGGTGATTCTGCAGATGAAGTTTCTCGGCTTTGGGGATATCGAAGCATTTCCTTTTCTGGACCCACCTGACAGCCGGTTGATCAAGGATGGGTACCGGGTGCTGGAGGAGATTGGGGCGGTAGATAAAACTCGGCAAGTCACCCGAATTGGACGGCAACTTGCTCGGCTGCCGGTTGATCCCCGTGTCGGACGGATGCTGTATACTGCCGCTCATACTCACTGCCTCAATGAAATACTGGTGATTGCCGCAGCACTCAGTATCCAGGACCCACGGGACAGACCCATGGATAAACGCCAGGCAGCGGATGAAGCCCATCGCCAGTTCAGGAATGAAGATTCGGATTTTCTAGGGTTTCTCAACCTCTGGAAACACCTGGAGGAGCAGCGACGCCATCTGACCCGCCGCAAGTTTCAGGCCCACTGCCGGACAAATTTTCTCTCCTGGACCCGGGTGCAGGAGTGGCATGACACCCATCATCAATTGCGTGGACAGATGCATGAGTTGGGGTATAAGGAGAACCAGGCAGAGGCGGGTTATGAAGAGATTCATAAAGCATTGCTGACTGGTCTGCTGAGTAATATCGGCTTGAAGGATAGTGGCAAAGGCAACGAGTTTCTGGGTGGTCGGAATAGCCGGTTTCTGGTGTTCCCCGGATCTGGACTATTTCAAAAACCTCCTAAATGGGTGGTGGCGGCAGAGCTGGTGGAAACCACCAAACTCTATGCCAGAACCGTCGCCTCGATACGCCCTGAATGGGTGGAGTCGGTATCCGGTCATCTGGTCAAGCGCAGCTACTCAGAGCCCCATTGGGAGAAGCGAAGAGGGCAGGTTGCGGCTTATGAGCGGGTCACTCTGTTTGGTCTTCCTCTGGTGCCAAAACGGAAGATTAACTTTGGTCCTCCCAATCCGCCAGAGGCCCGGGAGATTTTTATCAGATCCGCATTGGTGGAGGGGGACTTCGATACCCGAGCCCCCTTTTGGCATCGCAACCGGGAGTTGGTTGAGTATGTTGTCGATTTGGAAAACCGATCGCGTCGGCGTGATCTGCTGGTGGATGAACAGTTGATCTACGAGTACTACGATAAACGTATACCCGAAGAGATCTACAGCACTCCTCAGTTTGACAAATGGCTACGCAAGGAGAGTCATAACCAGCCAAAGCTGTTACACATGCGTTTGGATGATCTGATGCGGCAGGAGGCGGCAGAATATTCCGATGAGCAATTCCCCGATGTGATGGATGTCAATGGGATGCAATTACCCCTTGAGTACCATTTTGACCCAGGTCACAAGCGGGATGGTGTCACCATGAAAATTCCAAAGGCAGTGCTCAATCAGGTTTCGGAAGATCACTGTGAGTGGTTGATTCCTGGACTTCTACACGAGCGTGTTATTGCCCTGTTGCGTGGGCTACCAAAACCAATACGCAAGTCATTTGTGCCGGTACCTGATTATGCTAATGCCTGTCTCAAGGTGATCGAACCTTCCGATAAATCGCTTACCCGGGCTCTTGCGGAACAACTCAAAAAAATGACCGGTATCCATATTCCTGAAGATGCCTGGGAGTCGGAGTCGCTGCCCGGTCATCTGCGAATGAACTTCCAGGTTTTGGATGAGAAGGGGAAACAGGTCGATGCCGGACGGGATCTGATGGCGTTGAAAAAACGGCATGACGGCAAAGGCAGTGAGAGCTACCACAGCCTGCCAGACAGTGGCTTGGAGCGTGAGGGTCTGACCGACTGGGATTTCGCCACTCTGCCGGAAACTATCGAGATGAATCGGGGGGGAATTAAACTGCGGGGATTTCCTGCCCTGATCGATGAGGGAAACACCGTCGCCTTGCGAGTCCTCGATTCACACCTCAATGCAGAAAAAGCAAGCCGGGCAGGATTGCGTCGGCTTTATGTGTTAAAGCTGGCGAAGGATATCCGCTATCTGCGGCGTAATCTGAAGGGGCTTGAGAGGATGCTCCTGCAATACACAAAAGCGGCCTCTCCACCCGAAGGATTTTCAGTACAAGGTAAGCTGGGATTGGAGAGTGAGCTGGTTGCTTTGATCGTGGATCTCACCTTCATTGAAGGGCAGCCAGAGGTTCGGGATGAGAGCCGCTTCAATGCCCGTATTGGGGAACGACGGGGGGAGTTGATGGCTCTGGCGAATGAGGCCACCGTGTTGCTTGGCGACACGCTTTCACAATATCAGCTAGTGCGTAAAGCCCTTTCCGCGGCAACCCAGATAAACTGGATGTTATCGGTGAGTGATATGAACCAGCAGCTCGATCGGTTGGTGTTTCAGGGTTTTCTCCAACACACACCTTACCAACAGCTGAAGCAGCTGCCGCGGTATCTCAAGGCGCTGGCGATGCGTATTGAAAAATTGCAGCATGCGGCCTCCCGTGACCAGCAATTGGTCAGAGAGATGCAAACACTTTTTCAGCAATGGCAGGCAAGGGATGAGAGGTACCGTGAGGGTGGTAAGATGGACAAACGTGTCGAAGAGATGCGCTGGCAATTCGAGGAGTTGCGGGTCTCTCTTTTTGCACAGGAGTTGGGTACCGCCTATCCGGTCTCACTTAAACGTATTGAAAAACGTTGGAAGGTGCTGGGGTTATAA
- a CDS encoding HAMP domain-containing protein, whose product MRVPFRSGDELGKVALAINRMMEKFSAIID is encoded by the coding sequence ATAAGAGTGCCATTCAGATCTGGCGATGAGCTTGGAAAAGTAGCACTCGCCATCAACCGGATGATGGAGAAATTCAGCGCTATTATTGACTAG
- a CDS encoding c-type cytochrome yields MTGGGGVNWRQSGPDGKYPPSPLNGTGHAWHHPLKVLFHVVKNGSPGGQGNMPAWKEKLSDEDMIAVIAWFQSKWPDQIYAAWSQREIASRGKTKAER; encoded by the coding sequence ATGACAGGTGGAGGCGGAGTTAACTGGCGCCAGTCCGGTCCAGATGGAAAATACCCTCCGTCCCCGCTGAATGGCACTGGCCATGCGTGGCATCATCCTCTGAAGGTGTTATTCCATGTGGTTAAAAATGGCAGCCCTGGCGGCCAGGGTAATATGCCAGCCTGGAAGGAAAAACTCTCAGATGAAGATATGATCGCGGTAATTGCCTGGTTCCAATCCAAATGGCCTGATCAAATCTATGCCGCATGGTCACAACGTGAAATTGCCTCAAGAGGAAAAACAAAGGCTGAACGTTAA
- a CDS encoding pyruvate, water dikinase regulatory protein has product MVKRTVYFVSESTGITAEALGQSLLSQFAQTVQFRRVYMPFINSIEKADELVAQFNRLEQEEGYRPIVFATMADPDVREILHASNCLYIELFDSFIGPLSRELHAEPSGQHGLSHGMTNGQSYEDRMSIINFAVVNDDGARLDKFDQADVILIGVSRSGKTPTCLYLAIHFEIKAANYPLTEEDFEKDKLPDVLIRNKEKLMALTIDPARLNRIREERRRGSRYASIARCHAEVSQALRMFKRLNLKVLDTTTHSIEEVSSRIAKVIRSEKALKQTISSDEDD; this is encoded by the coding sequence ATGGTAAAGCGAACGGTCTATTTTGTCTCGGAAAGCACGGGTATTACAGCTGAAGCCCTGGGTCAGAGCCTTCTCTCCCAGTTTGCCCAGACTGTTCAGTTTAGACGAGTCTACATGCCTTTTATCAATAGCATAGAGAAGGCGGATGAACTGGTTGCCCAGTTCAACCGTCTTGAACAGGAAGAGGGGTATCGCCCGATCGTATTTGCCACCATGGCAGATCCTGATGTCCGGGAAATTTTACATGCCTCAAACTGCCTCTATATTGAGCTGTTCGACTCTTTCATTGGACCACTCAGCCGGGAATTACATGCTGAGCCTTCAGGTCAGCATGGCCTGAGTCATGGCATGACTAACGGACAATCCTATGAAGATCGCATGAGCATTATCAATTTTGCCGTTGTCAATGACGACGGCGCCAGACTGGATAAATTTGATCAGGCGGATGTGATTCTGATTGGTGTCTCCCGCTCCGGTAAAACCCCCACCTGTCTCTATCTGGCAATCCATTTCGAAATCAAGGCCGCCAACTATCCTCTCACCGAGGAGGATTTTGAGAAAGATAAATTGCCCGATGTTTTGATTCGCAACAAAGAGAAGTTGATGGCATTGACCATCGATCCGGCGCGCTTGAACCGTATCCGAGAGGAGCGGCGCCGGGGTAGTCGCTATGCTTCCATTGCCCGCTGCCATGCTGAGGTGAGTCAGGCCCTGCGGATGTTCAAACGTCTCAACCTTAAAGTACTGGATACCACCACGCACTCTATTGAAGAGGTGTCGTCACGTATTGCCAAGGTGATACGGTCTGAAAAAGCATTAAAACAAACAATATCAAGTGACGAAGATGATTGA
- a CDS encoding electron transport complex protein RnfA: MDPNSLGFIFLNAAVINNFVLALFLGICPFLGVSAKKETAWNMGLATMFVMLVSSICAYGINQLLVMFDIEFLRLICYIAVIASAVQLVEMVLKKFSPGLFRALGIFLPLITTNCAILGLALFQTYREYNFLQSLSFSIGAGVGFTVALMLMAGLREKLELAKVPSVSQGAAMSLMLAGLLSLAFMGFAGLGGSHA; this comes from the coding sequence ATGGATCCTAACTCGCTTGGATTTATCTTTCTGAATGCAGCGGTGATCAACAATTTTGTACTGGCACTGTTTCTCGGTATCTGTCCTTTTCTCGGCGTCTCCGCGAAAAAAGAGACCGCCTGGAATATGGGGCTGGCGACCATGTTTGTCATGCTGGTCAGCTCCATCTGCGCCTACGGTATCAACCAACTTCTAGTGATGTTCGATATCGAGTTTCTGAGGCTGATCTGCTACATCGCTGTAATCGCCTCCGCAGTGCAATTGGTCGAGATGGTGTTGAAAAAATTCAGTCCGGGTCTGTTCAGGGCGCTGGGTATTTTTCTTCCGTTGATCACCACTAACTGCGCAATTCTTGGGCTGGCCCTGTTTCAGACCTACCGTGAATACAATTTCCTCCAGAGTCTCTCGTTCAGTATCGGTGCAGGTGTCGGCTTTACCGTCGCCTTGATGCTGATGGCAGGACTGCGTGAAAAACTGGAACTGGCCAAGGTGCCCAGTGTCAGTCAAGGTGCTGCCATGAGTCTGATGCTGGCAGGCCTGCTCTCACTGGCGTTCATGGGTTTTGCCGGACTGGGCGGTTCTCATGCTTAA
- the rsxE gene encoding electron transport complex subunit RsxE: MATLPNQQEQVTLDTFMRGIWEENPVFVMLLGMCPVLAVTNSTMNAIAMGVATTFVLVASGALISLLRKAIPKQVRIATYIIIIATFVTIVDYVIQAISLDLYNALGAFIQLIVVNCVILGRAEAYASKQRFAPVVVNALGMGVGFTIALLCLGTVRELLGSGMILGFQIFSSNFEPWVVMILPPGGFFVLGAWLLLFEWLKQRKERKLLESEGATAHGS, translated from the coding sequence ATGGCAACATTACCAAATCAACAAGAGCAGGTAACGCTGGATACTTTCATGCGGGGTATCTGGGAAGAGAACCCGGTATTTGTCATGCTGCTGGGCATGTGTCCGGTACTGGCAGTAACCAACTCCACGATGAATGCCATTGCCATGGGAGTCGCCACCACCTTCGTTCTGGTGGCTTCCGGTGCATTGATCTCCCTGCTGCGCAAAGCGATTCCGAAACAGGTTCGTATTGCCACTTACATTATTATTATCGCCACCTTTGTGACTATTGTGGATTATGTGATTCAGGCTATCAGTCTGGATCTCTATAATGCGCTTGGGGCGTTTATTCAGCTGATTGTGGTCAACTGCGTCATTCTCGGCAGGGCCGAGGCTTACGCCTCGAAACAGCGGTTTGCCCCCGTAGTGGTGAATGCATTGGGTATGGGGGTTGGTTTTACCATCGCACTGCTCTGTCTGGGAACGGTTCGGGAGCTGCTGGGCAGCGGGATGATACTCGGTTTTCAAATCTTCAGTTCCAACTTTGAACCCTGGGTGGTGATGATTTTGCCACCCGGTGGTTTCTTCGTGCTTGGTGCCTGGCTGCTGCTGTTCGAGTGGCTGAAGCAGCGTAAAGAACGCAAATTGCTAGAGTCGGAAGGAGCAACGGCCCATGGATCCTAA